A single genomic interval of Rosistilla ulvae harbors:
- a CDS encoding argininosuccinate synthase: MKSCVLAYSGGLDTSVILGWLQDQGYEVHAVYVDLGQPCEDRAATLKKAQDAGAKSARIVDVREELCRDFAFPVLSWQAKYESIYLLGTSIARPLISKVMLEVAREVGATAYAHGATGKGNDQCRFQLAAEALDPSIEMIAPWRIKEFRDLFPGRTELIAYCEEKGIPVKASSAKPYSSDENVLHISYEAGQLEDLTVNGVELVDFGMTVSPQAAPDNPEEVTIDFEAGVPIALNGKKVSALEMVESLNEIGGRNGIGRIDMIENRFVGMKSRGVYEAPGMTVLYDALLNIEQLTLDRDLVRLRDKLAVEVSEMVYYGFWYTPKFDALLAFINEARKPVTGSVTLQLYKGNIIVSSRQSPNSLYDEEIATMEGGGSYNQDDAEGFLRIHGLPSRVQGRVSPRPY; the protein is encoded by the coding sequence ATGAAAAGCTGTGTATTGGCATACTCCGGCGGTCTCGATACATCGGTCATCTTAGGCTGGCTGCAAGATCAGGGATACGAAGTTCACGCGGTCTACGTCGACCTGGGTCAACCTTGCGAAGACCGCGCTGCGACGCTGAAGAAGGCTCAAGATGCGGGAGCCAAATCGGCTCGGATCGTCGACGTTCGCGAAGAATTGTGCCGCGACTTCGCTTTCCCCGTCCTGTCGTGGCAAGCTAAATACGAGAGTATCTATCTGCTGGGCACCTCGATCGCCCGACCGTTGATCAGCAAAGTCATGCTGGAAGTCGCTCGCGAAGTCGGCGCGACAGCTTACGCTCACGGCGCCACCGGCAAGGGAAACGACCAATGCCGCTTCCAATTGGCTGCCGAAGCCTTGGACCCATCGATCGAGATGATCGCCCCTTGGCGAATCAAAGAGTTCCGCGACCTGTTCCCAGGCCGCACCGAATTGATCGCCTACTGCGAAGAGAAGGGGATCCCGGTTAAAGCGTCGTCGGCGAAGCCGTACAGCAGTGACGAAAACGTACTGCACATCAGCTACGAAGCGGGCCAACTGGAAGACTTGACTGTCAACGGTGTCGAACTTGTCGACTTCGGCATGACCGTCAGCCCGCAAGCGGCACCCGACAACCCCGAAGAGGTCACGATCGACTTCGAAGCTGGCGTCCCGATCGCTCTAAACGGCAAGAAAGTCAGCGCCCTGGAGATGGTCGAATCGTTGAACGAGATCGGCGGACGCAACGGCATCGGGCGGATCGACATGATCGAAAATCGATTTGTCGGAATGAAGAGCCGCGGAGTCTATGAAGCTCCCGGCATGACGGTCCTGTACGACGCGTTGTTAAACATCGAACAACTGACCCTCGATCGCGATCTGGTTCGCTTGCGCGACAAACTGGCCGTCGAAGTCTCCGAAATGGTCTACTACGGCTTTTGGTACACACCGAAATTTGATGCCCTGTTGGCCTTCATCAACGAAGCGCGCAAGCCGGTCACCGGTAGCGTCACGCTGCAGTTGTACAAAGGGAACATCATCGTCAGCAGCCGCCAGAGCCCGAACAGCTTGTACGACGAAGAGATCGCAACCATGGAAGGTGGCGGATCGTACAACCAAGACGACGCCGAAGGCTTCCTGCGAATCCACGGCCTGCCCAGCCGAGTTCAAGGCCGCGTCTCGCCACGCCCGTATTAA
- a CDS encoding ABC transporter ATP-binding protein — protein sequence MPIIEIEQLTKSYRVYKKQEGLMASVRGLFHREYREVEAVRSIDLTVDEGEFVAFLGPNGAGKTTTLKLLSGVINPTSGTARVMGYTPWQRENGYRRRFALVMGQKNQLWWDLPAQESYRLHQQIYRIDQNAFQRTLDELTDLLDVRRLLGQPVRELSLGERMKMELIAALLHNPDVLFLDEPTIGLDVVAQHNIQQFLRHYQQEKRTTVLLTSHYMKDIIALCQRVVIIASGQIKYDGSLTGIVDAFSGSKVVTLQFAEGHQPGDLTNIGEVLSIDLPKAKIKIARTDIPKRLAAALNEHPIDDVVVEDPPLEDAIADMFNRVRDEEKQAMAATAADSQ from the coding sequence ATGCCTATCATCGAGATCGAGCAGCTTACCAAGTCTTACCGTGTTTACAAGAAACAGGAAGGGCTGATGGCCAGCGTGCGCGGCCTGTTTCATCGCGAGTACCGCGAGGTGGAGGCGGTTCGATCGATCGACCTGACCGTTGACGAGGGGGAATTTGTCGCGTTCCTGGGCCCCAACGGTGCCGGCAAAACGACGACGCTGAAGCTGCTCTCGGGCGTGATCAACCCGACCTCGGGGACGGCTCGCGTGATGGGCTACACGCCCTGGCAACGAGAAAATGGCTACCGCCGCCGCTTCGCACTGGTCATGGGGCAGAAGAACCAACTGTGGTGGGACCTTCCCGCTCAAGAATCCTACCGCCTGCATCAACAGATCTATCGCATCGATCAAAACGCGTTTCAGCGAACGTTGGATGAATTGACCGACCTGTTGGACGTCCGACGCTTGCTGGGCCAACCGGTCCGTGAACTTTCGCTGGGCGAGCGGATGAAGATGGAATTGATCGCGGCGCTGCTGCACAACCCCGACGTGCTCTTCCTGGACGAACCAACGATCGGGCTGGACGTTGTCGCTCAACACAACATCCAACAATTTCTGCGGCACTATCAGCAGGAGAAGCGGACGACGGTGCTGTTGACCAGTCATTACATGAAGGACATCATCGCGCTCTGCCAACGCGTGGTGATCATCGCTTCGGGGCAGATCAAATACGACGGCTCGTTGACCGGGATCGTCGATGCGTTCAGTGGATCCAAGGTGGTCACGCTGCAGTTTGCCGAAGGACACCAACCGGGCGACCTAACGAACATCGGCGAAGTCCTGTCGATCGACCTGCCCAAAGCGAAGATCAAGATCGCGCGGACCGACATTCCCAAGCGACTGGCGGCGGCGCTCAACGAGCATCCGATCGACGATGTGGTCGTCGAAGACCCGCCGCTGGAGGATGCGATCGCCGACATGTTCAATCGCGTTCGCGACGAAGAGAAGCAAGCGATGGCAGCGACCGCCGCCGATTCCCAATAG
- the ispF gene encoding 2-C-methyl-D-erythritol 2,4-cyclodiphosphate synthase codes for MNQASPPALRIGLGYDTHRIGPARPFLLGGVEIPWDRGLIGHSDADVLLHAITDALLGAASLGDIGRMYPDTDPENKDRDSGEMLAEAMRRVRAAGWEIVNLDCVVRAQQPKISPHAAAICARIAEILAISVDSVGIKGKTGEHVGPVGRQEAIEARCVALLYRS; via the coding sequence ATGAATCAAGCTTCCCCCCCTGCCCTACGGATTGGTCTGGGATACGACACCCACCGGATTGGCCCCGCGCGGCCGTTTCTGCTGGGAGGTGTCGAGATCCCCTGGGACCGCGGGCTGATCGGTCACAGCGACGCCGACGTGCTGCTGCATGCGATCACCGACGCGCTGTTGGGAGCCGCGTCGCTGGGCGATATCGGCCGGATGTATCCCGACACCGATCCGGAGAACAAGGATCGCGACAGTGGGGAAATGCTAGCGGAGGCGATGCGGCGCGTTCGCGCCGCCGGTTGGGAGATCGTGAATCTCGACTGTGTCGTCCGAGCTCAGCAGCCCAAGATCTCGCCACACGCCGCAGCGATCTGTGCTCGGATCGCGGAAATCCTTGCAATTTCGGTCGACAGCGTCGGCATTAAGGGGAAGACGGGCGAACACGTCGGCCCGGTCGGACGCCAGGAAGCGATCGAAGCCCGCTGCGTGGCGTTGCTGTATCGCAGCTAG
- the ribF gene encoding riboflavin biosynthesis protein RibF, translating to MTLIRDLDQASQVARGGAISIGNFDGVHRGHAVLLKQLRQLADEVGGPAVVLTFDPHPASLLRPDRAPVPLTWIERRADLLYRLGVDRVIACRPTAELLGLSATDFFQLVIRDRLDCQAMAEGPNFYFGKDRQGDVAMLGQLCQGAAIPLRIVEPLDNQGQMVSSTMVRAAIADGQIEAANAMLTAPYRISGLVAVGSQRGAGLGFPTANLSDLQVLAPAAGVYAGQTWVNETPYRAAIHIGPNLTFDEGQCKVEVHLLDFTGDLYGERLEVQFNRRVRGIVKFASVDDLRNQLGRDIATVRNEPLS from the coding sequence GTGACATTGATTCGTGATCTCGATCAGGCATCGCAAGTTGCTCGAGGAGGTGCCATCAGCATCGGCAATTTCGATGGCGTTCACCGTGGGCATGCGGTTCTGCTGAAACAATTGCGTCAGTTGGCCGATGAAGTAGGCGGCCCGGCGGTGGTGCTGACCTTCGATCCGCATCCCGCTTCGCTGCTGCGACCCGACCGCGCACCGGTCCCGCTGACCTGGATCGAGCGCCGCGCCGATCTGCTGTATCGGCTGGGAGTCGATCGCGTGATCGCTTGCCGTCCGACCGCGGAACTGCTGGGGCTTTCGGCGACCGATTTTTTTCAGCTGGTGATCCGCGATCGGTTGGATTGCCAGGCGATGGCCGAAGGGCCGAACTTCTACTTCGGCAAAGATCGCCAAGGGGACGTCGCGATGCTGGGCCAATTGTGCCAGGGTGCCGCGATCCCGCTGCGGATCGTCGAACCCTTGGATAATCAAGGTCAGATGGTTTCCAGCACGATGGTTCGGGCGGCGATCGCCGACGGACAGATCGAAGCGGCCAACGCGATGCTGACCGCACCCTATCGAATCTCGGGCCTAGTCGCTGTGGGGTCACAGCGTGGAGCGGGGCTCGGTTTTCCGACGGCGAATCTCTCCGATTTGCAGGTCCTTGCGCCAGCGGCGGGGGTCTATGCCGGGCAGACTTGGGTGAACGAAACTCCGTATCGTGCGGCGATTCACATCGGTCCAAACTTGACATTTGACGAGGGCCAATGCAAAGTCGAGGTCCATCTGTTAGATTTCACGGGTGATTTGTACGGCGAAAGACTGGAAGTCCAATTCAACCGGCGAGTCCGTGGCATCGTCAAGTTCGCCTCTGTCGATGACCTTCGCAATCAACTGGGGCGCGACATCGCGACGGTTCGGAACGAACCGCTCTCGTGA
- a CDS encoding ABC transporter permease, giving the protein MSTATQSTSPLTQRLKTWWMIVRISLEERLVYRGDFALGTLMRFLPIITQIFLWSAVFASMAKPGEETTFGGFRFHDMVAYYLITMVARAFSSMPGLSSGIARQIRDGEIKKFMIQPIDLLGFLLLGRVAHKVAYYSVATLPFVLVFFLCRSYFVDGWPDPTIIAAFAATLVMGFLIGFFLEAAIGLIGFWFLEVSSLLFIYMLFSFFLSGHMFPITLLPDEIEWFVQLLPLKYLAYFPAAVFLGKIPPDELGQELLIEAGWVVFLIIVCRVMYARGVRRYSGFGG; this is encoded by the coding sequence ATGTCCACCGCAACACAATCGACCTCACCGCTCACCCAACGCCTGAAGACCTGGTGGATGATCGTGCGGATCTCGCTAGAGGAACGCCTGGTCTATCGAGGCGATTTTGCGCTCGGCACGCTGATGCGATTCCTGCCGATCATCACGCAGATCTTTTTGTGGTCGGCGGTCTTTGCATCGATGGCGAAACCGGGAGAAGAGACGACGTTTGGCGGTTTCCGCTTCCACGACATGGTCGCTTATTATTTGATCACCATGGTCGCTCGGGCGTTCAGCAGCATGCCGGGCTTATCGAGCGGGATCGCGAGGCAGATCCGCGACGGCGAGATCAAGAAGTTCATGATCCAACCGATCGATCTGTTGGGCTTCCTGCTGCTGGGCCGCGTCGCCCACAAAGTCGCCTACTATTCAGTCGCCACGCTGCCCTTTGTGCTCGTCTTCTTTTTATGCCGCAGCTATTTTGTCGACGGCTGGCCCGATCCGACGATCATCGCCGCCTTTGCCGCCACGCTCGTGATGGGCTTCTTGATCGGGTTCTTCTTAGAAGCGGCGATCGGCTTGATCGGGTTCTGGTTCCTCGAAGTCAGCTCGCTTCTGTTCATCTACATGCTGTTCAGCTTCTTCCTGTCGGGCCACATGTTCCCGATCACGCTACTGCCGGACGAAATCGAATGGTTCGTCCAGCTACTGCCGCTGAAATACCTCGCCTACTTCCCCGCCGCGGTCTTCTTAGGCAAGATCCCGCCCGATGAACTCGGGCAGGAATTACTGATCGAAGCCGGCTGGGTCGTCTTCCTAATCATCGTCTGCCGAGTCATGTACGCCCGCGGCGTCCGCCGCTACAGCGGCTTCGGCGGCTAA
- the larB gene encoding nickel pincer cofactor biosynthesis protein LarB produces MKPISELLRSLAAGEISIEQAEQSLASREIEAIDGATVDRGRKARCGFGEVIYGEGKPADLIVRVAEKLLELSPSVLVTRLAAEVFAEIQVPHWQMHYSPQARTLRIARTAEALAVVDESSSPLRPIAVVTAGSTDAAVAEEVAETLTWMRVPFRVLTDIGVAGPQRLLASLPALEGCAAAVVVAGMEGALPSVVAGHVPYPVIAVPTSVGYGASLGGITALLSMLTSCASNVSVVNIDAGFKGGYVAGLIACGQQVPPQSDGE; encoded by the coding sequence ATGAAGCCAATTTCCGAATTACTGCGATCCCTAGCCGCTGGAGAGATCTCCATCGAGCAGGCCGAGCAATCGTTGGCGTCGCGAGAGATCGAAGCGATCGACGGAGCGACGGTCGATCGCGGTCGCAAGGCCCGCTGCGGGTTCGGCGAAGTCATCTATGGCGAGGGGAAGCCGGCTGATTTGATCGTCCGCGTCGCCGAAAAGCTGCTCGAACTGAGCCCCTCGGTGCTGGTCACCCGCTTGGCCGCCGAAGTTTTTGCCGAGATCCAGGTTCCCCACTGGCAGATGCATTACTCCCCCCAGGCCCGGACGCTGCGGATCGCTCGGACGGCCGAGGCGTTGGCGGTTGTCGACGAATCGTCGTCGCCGCTTCGCCCGATCGCTGTCGTCACCGCCGGCAGCACCGATGCGGCGGTTGCCGAAGAGGTGGCCGAGACGTTGACCTGGATGCGCGTTCCGTTTCGCGTGCTGACCGACATCGGCGTCGCCGGGCCGCAGCGGTTGCTGGCCAGTCTGCCGGCGCTGGAAGGTTGCGCCGCGGCGGTTGTTGTCGCGGGGATGGAAGGGGCTTTGCCGAGCGTGGTCGCCGGGCACGTTCCGTATCCCGTGATCGCGGTCCCGACCAGCGTTGGATATGGTGCGTCGCTGGGCGGTATCACCGCGTTGTTGTCTATGTTAACAAGTTGTGCGTCGAACGTTTCGGTGGTGAACATCGATGCCGGCTTCAAAGGTGGCTACGTCGCCGGGCTGATCGCCTGCGGTCAACAAGTCCCTCCGCAATCCGATGGTGAATGA
- a CDS encoding NAD(P)H-hydrate dehydratase — MTTRSPALPQLAPRDADSHKGDYGRVLLIGGSPGMAGSISLSASASIRSGAGLVTVAVPRRCLETVAGYDRCYMTVALPDDLKGFYELAASRVAQLSESATVFGCGPGMRTGAGAEGIVKTLCSQESDKPLVFDADALNCLSQCDDWKSMLAPRMILTPHPGEWERLSGVAASDRKAQEAAAVETGKATGATIVLKGSKTFVTDGKKSVHNSTGNPGMASGGSGDVLTGVLCGLLAQGLAVFEAAHLGVFVHGRAGDLAAEAVGQISLSASDLLLHLPAAFMSLSDQ, encoded by the coding sequence ATGACAACCCGCTCCCCTGCCCTGCCCCAACTGGCACCTCGCGACGCCGACAGCCATAAAGGCGACTACGGCAGAGTCTTGCTGATCGGCGGTTCGCCCGGAATGGCCGGTTCGATTTCGCTGTCGGCGAGCGCGTCGATTCGATCGGGAGCCGGGTTGGTGACGGTGGCGGTTCCGCGCCGCTGCCTGGAAACCGTCGCTGGATATGACCGCTGTTATATGACGGTCGCGCTTCCCGATGACCTCAAGGGTTTTTATGAGCTAGCCGCGTCGCGAGTCGCCCAGCTTTCCGAATCGGCGACAGTCTTCGGCTGCGGTCCGGGGATGCGAACGGGCGCTGGAGCTGAGGGGATCGTGAAGACGTTGTGTTCGCAGGAGAGCGACAAGCCGTTGGTCTTCGATGCCGATGCCCTGAATTGTTTGTCGCAGTGCGACGACTGGAAATCGATGCTCGCCCCGCGGATGATCCTGACGCCTCATCCGGGCGAATGGGAGCGGTTGAGTGGCGTGGCGGCCAGCGATCGGAAGGCTCAGGAGGCCGCGGCGGTCGAGACGGGCAAGGCGACCGGTGCGACGATCGTCTTGAAGGGATCGAAGACGTTTGTCACCGACGGCAAGAAATCGGTTCACAATTCGACGGGCAATCCGGGGATGGCCAGCGGCGGTAGTGGCGACGTGCTGACGGGCGTTTTGTGCGGCCTGTTGGCTCAAGGCCTGGCGGTTTTCGAAGCTGCTCATCTGGGTGTCTTCGTCCACGGCCGGGCGGGCGATTTGGCTGCCGAAGCGGTGGGGCAGATCAGTCTGTCGGCCAGCGATCTGTTGCTGCATTTGCCCGCGGCGTTCATGTCGCTGTCGGATCAATAA
- a CDS encoding DHH family phosphoesterase, translating to MPVNWKKFKDTIAHYENFVLTSHIRPDCDALGSELGMAEVLRAVGKKVRIINAHDTPPGLQFLDPAGNIEVLRRHVEAEDIQTDCIMVLDTSAWAQLGAMAQVVEETRADKLIVDHHLGEDDMGALLFKDTSAEATGHLVVQAADALGVPLTKKMAMPLYAAIATDTGWFRFSSTSADTYRCIARLVDAGASPTEIYGDLYERDTLGRVKLRGRILSRTTAELGGRLVYTWVLAEDFEKTGALPSDTEDAINLTLAIAGTDAAVIMIEQLKGGFKLSFRSRCEMNCNEAARVFGGGGHKAAAGAFIEGNIESVKEKVLPVVMEMMK from the coding sequence ATGCCCGTCAATTGGAAGAAGTTCAAAGACACCATCGCCCACTACGAGAACTTTGTTTTAACCAGCCACATCCGCCCCGATTGCGATGCGTTGGGGAGCGAGTTGGGAATGGCGGAGGTGCTGCGAGCGGTCGGCAAGAAGGTGCGGATCATCAACGCCCACGATACGCCTCCCGGTCTGCAGTTCTTAGATCCTGCGGGGAACATCGAAGTCCTGCGTCGACATGTTGAAGCCGAAGACATTCAGACCGACTGCATCATGGTCTTGGACACCAGCGCCTGGGCTCAATTGGGGGCGATGGCTCAAGTTGTCGAAGAGACCCGCGCCGACAAATTGATCGTCGATCATCACCTGGGTGAAGACGATATGGGAGCGTTGTTGTTCAAGGACACCAGCGCCGAAGCGACCGGTCACTTGGTCGTTCAAGCTGCCGACGCCTTGGGCGTGCCGTTGACGAAGAAGATGGCGATGCCGTTGTACGCAGCGATCGCAACCGATACCGGTTGGTTCCGCTTCAGTTCGACCAGCGCCGACACCTACCGCTGCATCGCTCGCTTGGTCGACGCGGGCGCGTCGCCGACGGAGATCTACGGCGATCTGTACGAACGCGACACGTTGGGCCGAGTGAAATTGCGCGGCCGAATTTTGTCGCGAACCACAGCGGAACTCGGCGGCCGATTGGTCTACACCTGGGTTCTGGCTGAAGACTTTGAGAAGACCGGCGCGTTGCCTAGCGACACCGAGGATGCGATCAACCTAACGCTTGCGATTGCCGGCACCGACGCCGCTGTGATCATGATCGAACAGCTGAAGGGAGGCTTCAAGTTGAGCTTCCGCAGTCGCTGCGAAATGAACTGCAACGAAGCCGCTCGCGTCTTCGGCGGCGGCGGTCACAAAGCCGCAGCCGGCGCATTCATCGAAGGGAACATCGAATCGGTCAAAGAAAAGGTCTTGCCCGTCGTGATGGAAATGATGAAGTAA